In Desulfofundulus luciae, a single genomic region encodes these proteins:
- the mtnP gene encoding S-methyl-5'-thioadenosine phosphorylase — translation MTVRIAIIGGTGVYDPNILSDVSQKRLETPFGPAWVKIGTYRGREVAFMARHGEDHSVPPHLVNYRANIWGLRQLGVKNVFATAAVGSLNPEMKPKQFVFVDQFLDFTRSRVQTFVEKGVVHLDMTDPYCPELRSTLARAAQELDLEYHFKGTYVCTEGPRFETPAEIRMFRQLGGDLVGMTSVPEVVLAREAGICYATIAMVTNFAAGISPTRLSHQEVVDVMAENAGNLRRLVMRAIELLDPDRTCLCHDSPLDPSAVK, via the coding sequence ATGACTGTACGCATAGCCATCATTGGCGGGACGGGAGTGTACGATCCCAATATTTTAAGCGATGTTAGCCAAAAACGCCTGGAAACTCCCTTTGGTCCGGCCTGGGTAAAAATCGGTACCTACCGGGGCAGGGAGGTGGCCTTTATGGCCCGGCACGGGGAAGACCACTCGGTGCCCCCACACCTTGTTAACTACCGGGCCAACATTTGGGGTCTCAGGCAACTGGGGGTGAAAAACGTCTTTGCCACGGCTGCTGTGGGTTCTTTGAATCCGGAAATGAAGCCCAAACAGTTTGTTTTCGTGGATCAATTTCTGGATTTCACCAGGTCCCGGGTTCAGACTTTTGTGGAGAAAGGGGTGGTCCACCTGGACATGACTGACCCCTATTGTCCGGAATTGCGGTCGACTTTAGCCCGGGCTGCACAGGAACTGGACCTTGAGTATCATTTCAAAGGTACTTATGTTTGTACTGAAGGGCCGCGCTTCGAAACCCCGGCGGAGATCCGCATGTTCCGTCAACTGGGGGGAGATCTGGTGGGCATGACCAGCGTGCCCGAGGTGGTCCTGGCCCGGGAGGCGGGTATTTGTTACGCCACCATTGCTATGGTGACCAATTTTGCTGCAGGTATTTCGCCCACCCGCCTCTCCCACCAGGAAGTGGTGGATGTGATGGCCGAAAATGCAGGCAACCTGCGCCGGCTGGTTATGCGGGCCATTGAGCTTTTGGACCCGGATCGCACCTGCCTGTGTCACGATTCACCGCTGGATCCCTCGGCCGTGAAATAA
- the mtnA gene encoding S-methyl-5-thioribose-1-phosphate isomerase, with protein sequence MDTMRWENGTLVLLDQTKLPGMVEYIHCRDHETVAEAIRSLRVRGAPAIGAAAAYGLVLGVLAAGAKNREQLLARAREVAGVLASTRPTAVNLAWALNRLLARLEASTATEPEELTGLLLSEAHTIYREDLEGNKRIGQFGQELVPHGARILTHCNAGALATAGYGTALGVIRAAHEAGKQVSVYADETRPLLQGARLTTWELIQDNIPVTLITDNMAAYLMARGMVDLVVVGADRIAANGDVANKIGTYGLAVLAKEHGLPFYVAAPLSTIDLSLASGKDIPIEEREPEEVTHLAGVPVAPAGVKVWNPAFDVTPARLVTAIITDRGVARPPYGESLAGLVRGNGVV encoded by the coding sequence TTGGACACTATGCGCTGGGAGAACGGGACGCTGGTGCTCCTGGATCAAACTAAATTGCCCGGTATGGTGGAATATATCCACTGCCGGGATCACGAAACTGTAGCTGAGGCCATTCGTAGCTTGCGGGTGCGGGGGGCGCCGGCCATCGGCGCGGCGGCGGCCTACGGCCTGGTACTGGGGGTGCTGGCGGCGGGAGCTAAAAACCGCGAGCAACTGCTTGCCCGGGCCCGGGAGGTGGCAGGTGTTCTTGCCTCCACCCGGCCCACGGCCGTCAACCTTGCCTGGGCCTTAAACCGCCTGCTGGCCCGGCTGGAGGCTTCCACGGCCACAGAACCGGAAGAATTAACGGGGCTTTTACTTAGCGAGGCCCACACCATTTACCGGGAGGATCTGGAGGGCAATAAGCGCATCGGGCAATTTGGCCAGGAGCTGGTTCCCCACGGGGCAAGGATTCTAACCCATTGCAATGCCGGCGCGCTGGCCACGGCCGGCTACGGCACTGCCCTGGGGGTAATCCGGGCCGCCCACGAAGCGGGAAAACAGGTGAGCGTTTATGCCGATGAGACCCGGCCCCTGTTGCAGGGAGCACGCCTTACCACCTGGGAGTTGATCCAGGATAATATACCGGTTACCCTGATCACCGATAATATGGCCGCTTATCTTATGGCCCGGGGCATGGTGGACCTGGTGGTGGTGGGGGCGGACCGCATTGCGGCCAACGGGGACGTGGCCAACAAAATCGGTACCTACGGCCTGGCCGTACTGGCTAAAGAACACGGCCTGCCCTTTTATGTGGCTGCCCCCCTGTCCACCATAGACCTTTCCCTGGCCAGCGGTAAGGATATTCCCATTGAGGAGCGGGAGCCGGAAGAAGTAACCCACCTGGCCGGTGTACCGGTGGCTCCCGCCGGTGTTAAGGTGTGGAACCCCGCCTTTGACGTTACCCCGGCCCGGCTGGTGACGGCCATTATTACCGACCGGGGGGTGGCCCGGCCGCCATACGGGGAAAGCCTGGCCGGGCTGGTGCGGGGTAATGGTGTAGTGTGA
- a CDS encoding ArsR/SmtB family transcription factor, producing MNKVQQYEEKAELLKALAHPIRLCIVDGLINNECNVTRMRECLDLPQSTVSQHLGILKSRGIIRGRRKGTEICYTVTNELVKDLMKVLMNVGAHNRSLERKD from the coding sequence ATGAACAAAGTCCAGCAATACGAGGAAAAGGCCGAACTCCTGAAGGCCCTGGCCCACCCCATTCGCCTGTGCATTGTAGACGGGCTGATCAACAACGAATGCAACGTAACCAGAATGCGTGAATGCCTCGATTTGCCACAATCCACCGTTTCCCAACATTTAGGCATTTTGAAATCCCGCGGAATCATCAGGGGCCGGCGCAAAGGAACGGAAATTTGTTATACCGTGACCAATGAACTGGTCAAAGATTTGATGAAGGTCTTAATGAATGTTGGAGCGCATAACCGGAGCCTTGAAAGAAAAGACTAA